Sequence from the Amaranthus tricolor cultivar Red isolate AtriRed21 chromosome 16, ASM2621246v1, whole genome shotgun sequence genome:
aataataagaaaattcaatgcaaaataagaaattgacatgagagatttaacgtggttcactatcaatgtgatagttacatccaccggcaccaagatcaaataatttctcTATGATTGCAAAGAATTAGAAGATGAATctcaatcacactcacaaattaatggttctcttgtgatctctcttaATTTTGTGAATCATCATATATTAATCCTaaaatgggagtttatatactaatgcccaataaaaggaagttattacataataaacacaaagtaatcgtcccaaaagacacctcccgtgaaaagaaaccgccatttcaCGAGCCGCGAAATGGAGACAGAACGCATTTCGCGCCCCGCGGACTGAGGCAGCAGCTTCTCCGTGCCCCGCGGATTGAGGCAGCAGcttctccgcgccccgcggacctcctctttgacccatactcatcttcttcaatggtgtttgctagtttgagtcaccattaacaacaatctccaccttgacgaaaACTCGTATTCAGCAAACGATCTCATCAACACAAAGtgaacatatctcaagccaaaacccgatgtaaagctcatgcataagccgtacatcccgataagtcttcaaccaagactcatcccgacaagtctccaaccaagacctATCACATACTTGtcaccaagtataacaactcataatgtTTCACCTACATCACAAGCCCCGGGCAAGCTCTACCTTAAGGCCAACATGCCTACAACAGGAGCTCCCTaacaccgcccctaagggcctactacatcatatagtaatcaatatttagcaagtccaagcaatgtttaaacttactaaatggAACAGACTTAGTAAACAAATCAGCTGGGTTGTCAGCGGTCCCgatcttctttacctttaccttCTTGTCACTATGCAAGAAATGATACCTGACATCAATGTGCTTGGTCCGATCATGGTGTACTTGGTCTTTAGCTAAGCAAATGGCACTTAGACTATCACAATACACCGTAGAAAAATCCTGTGCGATACCCAGTTCACCTACAAGGCCTTTGAGCCATATGGACTCCTTAGCTGCAGAAGTTAAAGccatgtactcagcttcagtagTAGACAACGTAACCGAAGACTGCAATGTAGATTTCCAACTAACCACataaccacccaaagtaaacacatacCCGGTCACCGACCTCCTGGTATCCACATCAGCTGCATAATCAGAATCACTATATCTAGTTACCAAACACTCCTACATTCCCATACACAAGACCAATATCAGTTGTCCCTCTTAAATAACGAAAAATCCTTTTCACCCCCTACCAGTGCTCTCTCCCAGGTCGAGCCATGAACCTACTCACAACACTAACAGCGTGCGCAATATCCGGCCTAGTacagaccatagcatacatcaaacaacCAACAGCGTTGACATAAGGGACTCTAGACATATACGCCAACTTCTCCTCAGTTTGAGGTGACATAGACAAAAACAATTTGCAGCTCACAGATGTTGGTGTACTTATAGGCTTCGACTTCTCTATCCCAAAACGAGATAAAATCTTTTCGATGTAACTTTTCTGAGTCAAGAAAAGCTTACCTCTAGCTTGATCCCTATAgatctccatacccaaaatcttcttagttggacccaaatctttcatgtcaTATTCCGAGCTAAGCAACTCTTTAAGTCTAGCAACATCCGATTTATTCTTTGTGgcaacaagcatgtcatcaacatataacaacaaataaatcatgGAACCGTCATCCAACTTACTATGATACACACAACAATCATACGAGTTTCTATCAAAACCATGCGAAACaataaaagaatcaaacctcttgtaccactgCCGAGGGGATTGCTTAAGTCCATACAACGATTTTAGCAATCTGCATGCATAGTGCTCTTTTCCTGGGATTTCGAATCCCTCGGGCtgcttcatcaaaatctcctcCTCCAAATTGCCATGAAGGAAAGCCATCTTAACATCCAGCTACTCCAGCTCAAGGTCAAAATGTGCTACAATCGACAATAGCACACGAATAGAAGTATGTCGAACCACTGGTGAGAATATCTCCACGAAGTCAACCCCTTCTACCTGACTGAACCCCTTTACAACTAGCCTAGCTTTAAAACGAACTTTCTCAGATTTAGATGatccttctttcttcttaaaaatCCACTTGCACCCTACAAACTTTCTCACCTCTGGTACCTTCACAAGTTCCCACACTCTGTTCTTGTAAAGAGACTGCATCTCTTCACCCATTGCAGCAAGCCATTGCACCAACTCACTACAACGAATTGCTTGTTTATACGTGGCAGGTTCATATGACTCTACATCATCAGCTacactcaatgcataacctgtcaaattctcaacaaagcaaTTTCTTCCTTCCATCTCTTCAATCAACCTAACAGGCTAACTCGTCTAGGTCTCTCAAGAATGGTGTCAGATTAACTAGATGACCCCTGATTATACTGCTCCACCTCCTCCCCAGAGTTAGGAGAGGATGGAACAACCTCAGGTTCAGGATTACTCGGCACTAGAGCCTCAACATCATGATCAATAAATTGCACTCAAGGTAAATCAGCAATTGATGACTGATGTACCTCAAGTACTCCATCTGTCTGCAGCAAGTTCTGCCCTTCCTTTCCCAGATCAGAAGACTCCGAGCTCTTCTTGGAATACACGGTGCTCTCATCAAAAGTGACATCCCTACTAAGAATGACCCGACCTTCCGAAGGTGAAAAGATCCTAAACCCTTTCACACCATCACCGTACCCAACAAAACACCCTTTCTTCGCTCGTGGATCCAGCTTACCCtcactaacatgataataagcaaCATAACCAAAGATCTTCAAGTTAAAGACACTAGGCAACTTACCACTCCAAATCTCAAATGGAATTCCGAAATCAATTCCCGAATGCGGACCCCTATTGATGATATAACAAGCTGTCATCACAGCTTCACTCCAATACCTCCTCCCAAGCCCTGCATTAGAGAGCATGCATCGAACTCTCTCAAGAAGTGTCTGATTAACCCGCTCTGCAACACTGTTCTGCTGTGGTGTCATGCTGACGGTATGATGccgaccaataccctcatctgCACAGAACTGATTAAACTCTTCTTTGCAAAACTCTAGCCCATTGTCTGTTCGTAGCTTCTTGATCTTCCTACCCTGTCGATTCTCCACCAAAGCTTTCCATTGCTTAAAAGCTTTGAAGGCCTCATCCTTTGACTTAAGCAACCTAAATCCATGTGTATCGGGATTTGTCATCtacaaatgacacaaaatagCGGAAACCTCCCATACCTTCAACCCTAGATGGACCCTAGCAATCTGAATGGATATAATCGAGCACTTGATCAGTAATGTGAGCACCCTTGTTGAACTTTGACCTGTGTTTCTTCCCAAACATACAATGCTCACAAAATTCAAGGTTATagagggtgttcctcttgataccTTTAAGTACCAACTCCGAACCTCGGTAAATGGACAACTCCCCATCCGAAAACACTCCATTGTACCCCAAATCATCCAAGGTACCTAACGAAATCAGATTCTTCCCCAAAGCAGGGACATGCCGCACTCTAGTCAATGTCATCTTTCGCCCATCACTAGTCCTCAATCTCATGGACCCAATACCCGTAATCTTACAAGGTGCGTTGTTACCTACAATAACATTACCCCCATTGCAAGACTCATACGTGTCAAACCAATCTCGACgcggactcatatggaacgaacacCCCGAATCTAGAACCCAATCATCAGAAAGATCCCCAGTCTTAGCAGAACTCACTAACGCCAAGTCTTCCTCCGAATTATAGTTCTCATTCGGTTTTTCTTCAACTACAGCAGCTTGGGACTTGCTCTTCCTCACCGGACAATTAACCCTAAAGTGACCCGGTTCCTTGCAGTAATAACAGGTCTTCCCCGCAGTCTTACCAAGTCCCTCATTGCCGTTTCCAGCACCCGACCCAGTATTGTTGCCCTTGTTAaccccctttttctttttaaacttCTCAGACTTAACAAACAACCCACTGCCACTCCCCGTTATCACCTATAACTTTCTGACGAAGTTCCCTAGTATGAAGTActgccttcacttcttctaaGGTCAGTGAGTCTTTACCAACAACAAAAGACTCAAGAAAAATCTCATAGCTAGACGGTAGAGACACAAGTAAAATCAACgcagcatcctcatcatctattttaatatctaagttacgcaaatctagtaaaatagagttaagtttttcaagatgTTCCCGTAAGGGAGTACCTGATTGCATTCGGAAGCTGAACAACCGCTGCTTCAGCAATAATTTGTTGGTCAACGACTTAGTCATATACAATGACTCCAATTTCATCCATAGTTCCGCCGATGTAGCCTGATCAGCGACCTCcatgatgatatgatcatccaaacttagcaaaatggtagaatgagccttttTCCTCCATTACTGCTAATTGCCCGTCAGTTAACTTGTCTTCCGACCCCCAGTAGTAATTTTTGAAGCCAACAGATGCCAGATTTGCTGTTGTTTCAACAAAGCCTTCATTTCTATTTGCCATACCCCGAAGCTATTTTTCCGGTAAGTTTCTCGattcttattgtagaatctccagtcattgtttcactcaaaaactctccaaggacttaaacctgagctcttgatgccaattgttaTGCGACAGCGAAAGCAAGTTCGTCGagcaataatgaaacaataagaaaattcaatgcaaaataagaaattgacacgagagatttaacgtggttcactatcaatgtgatagctacatccaccgacaccaagatcaaataatttcactatgatcgcaaagaattactagatgaatctcaatcacactcacaaattaatggctctcttgtgatctctctcaattttttgaatcatcatatattaatcctaaaatgggagtttatatactaatgcccaataaaaggaagttattacataataaacacaaagtaatcgtcccaaaagacacctcccgtgaaaagaaaccgccatttcaCGAGCCGCGAAATGGAGACAGAACGCATTTCGCGCCCCGCGGACTGAGGCAGCAGCTTCTCCGTGCCCCGCGGATTGAGGCAGCAGCTTCTTCGCGCCCCGCGGACCTCCTCTTTGAcccatactcatcttcttcaatggtgtttgctagtttgagtcaccattaataacaatatatatatatatatatatatatatatatatatatatatatatatatatatatatatatatatatatatatatatatatatatatatatatttcataatttcgaatttaaaaaaaaatgtgaaaatagTTTCATGACTACCAAACTCAATAATGATCGGACCCAACCCTTTACTTCAAAATCCGTTAATGACTTAATTTGTTATCAATGCCCACTTTAAAAGTAATTTGAACTTTAAACTGTTGGGTTGACAACGAACGAATCGAATCAGTTcaacaaacataaaaatataaatatttaagccAACTTATAAACTAGTATTATTGATTCCtcctttaaaaaaaacatcTCAACATAAATATAAGccacatatatctatatatcataATTGCAAGTACTTTTtccattttataatatttatatgggaAAATATATAGGAAAATATCACTATGCAAGTAttatgaaatataagttgtcACGTAGTTCTAGTAATAAATTTCTGTGCTGCAGACAATCAGACGAGGTTGTTGATGTCACATTAAACATAGTATTTCGTAGTTTACGAATACTACGTAAGACTTGGATATCCTTAATTCATGACTAGATTATTCACCCTTCTACTACGTGGACTCTTTCACTTTTGGCATGTGTACTCTTTTCTTTTGCACTATTAAcggcaattttatttttattatccacTTCTACTTTCATTCAAATGTtctaataaatttgttattaagcTCGCATATAATAACTTTCGTAAAGTAGAAGAGTTGATTGGATGCAAATTTGATGAGGTTCTATCCTAAAATCAATTGATATTGGGAGTAGTCCATCAAGTACTACCTATGTTCCGTTTTAACTGCAACATAGCAACTTTGCACAATATTTAAGAAACGCCTTTTTCAaagcaaaataataattttacccCATTTCACATGGGTAAGTTTGACAATAATATGTgggaaaatgaataaaatagggATAAAATAGGGCATTCTATAGTTGTTTTTTgccaaaaagaataatattgcaagtaatatataaaacatttgaaaatgaaaagtgtttCAAGTAAATTAAAACGGATGAAGTATATATATTAGTCAACATCTCTCTAATTATTCAATATGAAATCGGGTTATTTTCCAACAGTTCAAGCAAATTTCATGTGTAATATATATCAATCTCAAATCTGATTAATTTCGATTTTTAAGTGTGTGCATTAATATCTTGACAATTTGATTTTGAAGTTACACACGATGAGGTTGAGTAATTTCCATTAATTGAGTTGATTTTAAACAAGTAGATTTGATATGGAGTATCCCTTTAGATATTTTaccttttatatattttctccccaattacttttaatttaattcGGAAAACATGATACCGTTAACagaaaatgacaaaaatgaaAGTATTTCAAAATGTTTTGATAACCTCAAAATACTATCGTCATCTTCAACTTGGatcaataaaatacaaaaatgagATACGATTGTTAAACCTCAACcacatatatatgtttttttaattttagttcacTGTTACCCTCATACAGTTGGATGATTTTGATTCAAATCAGTGAAATCTCTTATattatgacaaaaaaaataaattaattaaaagctTAAATTGATGTAGTTAAAAGCCCTATGTTTATATATCTAagtcaattaaaattttaaatttatagttGCAATCTTATGatgtatatgttatatactgaATCTCGTTAAGAATCTGTTTAATACTCAATCAGAAAAGAGGATAATTAGAATGTATTATgtttcagtttttatttttatagtaatAAAACTCTTATTGGCAAACATTTATTTtcctttataaattttttattaccatttttatatttatttagaaaaaCTATTATATAATGGAGAAAAATTTAGAAGTTGTTGATATTTTTCCTACCAATgagtaatattattttaaacttGCGGATTCCCAATATTTTGTACATATAGAACCAAAAACCCATAGtttctaaaactataaaaacccACTAGCTAAAAGGAGAGGAATTGGGCATGAAGTACcaaaaattaaagacaaagtATTACGTAGGCTAAAAGTTGCTTAATATGTGCATATTGTGCACCATgaaagaacaacaacaacatgaATGCATGGATTTGGGTGCAACGATCGTATCTGAACAAGATTATGCAAGTGTTGATGCCCATCTCATTATACCTGAATGTGATCCTTGGAATATTAGCAACACCAACAACGACAACCATGATCTTCAACCTTCGTCTTTTGTGTTAGAGTCGGCTGAATTACATGAATTGGGAAATAATTTTAGCGATAGTTTGTTGAAGTTACCAGAAATTTCGCTACAGAAAAACATCACTTATGAAGAACAACTGTTATTGGATATACCTGGACAAGAACAACTTGTCAGAGTACAAGGTTTGAAGCAAGATCAAGACCCACATAGTGAAGTAAAACttctataatattattttttgtcttataaatagtatcttatttacttttttgaaCTGAAATCTTTTTTGATTCGTCTAATTTAATGCTTTCCTCCATCTCGTTCAATATATGATACAATTAcaaattttttcttctttttaactttgcaaatattttatttatgcatTCATTTTATCTTTTCCGTGTAGCTACGTCACCTTATCTCTCTCGAGCCAggggactctttggccgcactctcctttattggtatgagttgccgccgtccttccctcctcagaccctgttcatagtttttctatgagcaggatatactgggtaagatgatgataaaatattttgattataatttcactttttctcttttaattaatgtctcatataaatatatatatatatatatatatatatatatatatatatatttgtcttattctctaaatatgaaattataaaataaagaaaatattttatataggGATGAATTCGAGTATATTCAATATGTTTAAACGCACATGGTCCAAAAGTTAGGGggtctcaatattaaattacgtagtatatattaatttgaagatacaaaattgttaaaaagttattataatttttgaattgcATCGAATATTTAATgaatttaccaatttttattTCGCCAGTGTTAATATAAGTATACATTTAGTTAAAGCTTGAAGTAGTTGATTTTAGCTATTTTTGGTTTTCATCATGTATGAGCAGGAGGAAATGATGGTTCATCGTTGCCCGAAAAAGGAAAGAGTTGACCAGCTTAAACGTAGCCGATCATCGGAGATTCACAATATTACTGAGAGGGTTAGACTCtgactttttaaaattaacttcTTGGATAGTATTTTCTTTGgttctatttaaattttattaatattttttaattacgtAAATTGTAAAACTATATATAGttgattttgaaaattataattatgaatctAACAAGTTTTTGTTTATATGCTTTCTTATAAATAAGTGAGAAAATTtgagtatttatttttaattataattaataatgttgAATTTAATTAGGACCAAAGGAAGTATATTCGATTATATTCTAGTTAatacttttctctttttcttaaaaatagcTTAGAGATGATATTGGGATGTTTGATAAATGACCGATAGCTGATAGCTGATAGCTGGTAGCTGGTAGATGATTGGAATGACATATTTAACAAGCTAATTTTATTAACttatttgaccagctgattttgaacaTGTTGTTTTAAACATGTTGCTTTTTAAAaggtaaatataataaattaagatgaccattttattttattaatgtgcTCTTGATCTTGTGGTTAGAGACGAAGAGATAAAATTACAGGGAAGATTAAAGTACTACAACAACTCATGCCCCATTGTAATAAGGTCTTGTTTTTTCTCTATAACTAAAGAAGTATATTTCTTTAATTAGCCATGCATTCTACCTAATTGTTTAAgcgattatttattaaaagcaAAAGCTAAGGAATTaccataataatatttattctgaaaggtttttttttttttttttttaagatttttgctatgttttgtttatttgaagttgtgtaatttttatatcaTTATTACAGAAAGACAGAGCTTCAATTTTAGAAGAGGCCGTAAATTATATGCAAGTCTTGAAACTACAAATTGAGGTTAGTATACTCGtattacttggtttgtttattcTATGCTATATTATGCTACTTATATCCCATATTTTATTGTTGGTATTAAATAAAAGATACGATAATCTAGCTAGGAATAATATTGACACTAGTATACGTTTATGGTGATGTTTATTTTACTCTAATTATTTTCTACCTTCATAAAAATCTATTCTCATCTATTACTACTTGAGaagatggtaataaaatattttgatgaaaaaatatatttatgcgTAAGAATTTTACTATCATGAAAACAACATTAACAAATTATTTATGTCTATTTGTTTACAATTAGGATTACTGATTGTCTTTTTAGAGCGGTCTTGGTGACGGCCTGGGGACGAGGAGGGTTGTTTGCCCGTTTCGTGCCCAGTATAGAGTAGAAGGGGCGACACACTGGTGTCGATTTTTCTTTTAGCGTCCAATTCTATAGCGTTGAGTATGTATGCATCGCTTCGTCCATTTAGCTTCCAAATGGCCAGACCATGTACAGTCGTCCTCTTCCTTTTTTGTAGTGAAGGTTTTTATATAAGTATCAATAAATTTACTAAAATGAATATGATAAATACAGATTTAGATTTAATTTCATATATACAATCTTAAAAACTTTATACATCATTTTCTCGTATGAATTTGATAAAGACAAATCGTAAGTCTATCTGTTTGTTTTGATCTCTGTTTCACTTTGACTTAGTCAACCTTTCTTTGAATCAGACGTTAACCAAAGTCCGAGAAGGAGATTGCCTAGCAGGGTACATGCAATGTGCTGGGACACCTAACATGGTCCCACAAACAGATCCCATAAGATCAAACTTTGCATATGGATCAGGATTGTGTACTACTTGTTCATCTACATGTAACCCATGGGTTCATATTCCTACGGGTGTTCACCCGTTAATTACACCCATGGTTTATCCTAGTTATCCTTTTCCACTGATTTGTTCGAGTccaagtcaaagtcaaagtcaaagtttAAATCTGAGTCCAAGGCCAACAAGCGCGCAGCCAACTGTGCCGTGCCTTGAACGAGCCTAAGGTACGTTGCACTTGTTGCAAATTCAGACCATAACTACTTAATTATATATGCTCAAGGAACTAAGTCTTTGAATGATGTACTAGTTTTTGAACTTGTTGAGTTACTTTTATCATGGAGtatacttctatatatatatatatataatacataatgAATAAAATTCTAGTCggtgtttgattttatttatctcTA
This genomic interval carries:
- the LOC130802947 gene encoding transcription factor PHYTOCHROME INTERACTING FACTOR-LIKE 13-like, translated to MCILCTMKEQQQHECMDLGATIVSEQDYASVDAHLIIPECDPWNISNTNNDNHDLQPSSFVLESAELHELGNNFSDSLLKLPEISLQKNITYEEQLLLDIPGQEQLVRVQGLKQDQDPHSEEEMMVHRCPKKERVDQLKRSRSSEIHNITERRRRDKITGKIKVLQQLMPHCNKKDRASILEEAVNYMQVLKLQIETLTKVREGDCLAGYMQCAGTPNMVPQTDPIRSNFAYGSGLCTTCSSTCNPWVHIPTGVHPLITPMVYPSYPFPLICSSPSQSQSQSLNLSPRPTSAQPTVPCLERA